A stretch of Pseudoclavibacter chungangensis DNA encodes these proteins:
- a CDS encoding DJ-1/PfpI family protein, translated as MPQLVVYATDTMADWEYAYLTTELARAAARPGSDLRLVFAGDGTAQVTSLGRLPITPDIDLDDVDAADTIAFVAPGGETYGAGHERMLATARRLLDADVPVAAICGATLAFARDGLLDERAHTSNARVFLDQSGYAGGANYRDEDVVTDGGITTASGTRPVPFTAEVLERAGVFAPEHADAWLRVNRDNDEQAFYRLVEIEGALEDA; from the coding sequence ATGCCACAGCTCGTCGTCTACGCGACCGACACGATGGCCGATTGGGAGTACGCCTACCTCACGACCGAACTCGCCCGCGCGGCCGCACGTCCCGGCTCGGACCTGCGTCTCGTGTTCGCGGGCGACGGCACCGCCCAGGTCACCTCGCTCGGCCGCCTCCCCATCACGCCCGACATCGACCTCGACGACGTCGACGCCGCCGACACGATCGCGTTCGTCGCGCCCGGCGGCGAGACGTACGGCGCCGGCCACGAGCGCATGCTCGCGACCGCCCGCCGCCTGCTCGACGCGGACGTCCCCGTCGCGGCGATCTGCGGTGCGACGCTCGCGTTCGCGCGCGACGGGCTCCTCGACGAGCGCGCCCACACGAGCAACGCCCGCGTGTTCCTCGATCAGTCCGGCTACGCGGGCGGCGCGAACTACCGGGACGAGGACGTCGTGACCGACGGCGGCATCACGACCGCGAGCGGCACGCGCCCCGTCCCGTTCACGGCCGAGGTGCTCGAACGCGCGGGCGTGTTCGCCCCCGAGCACGCCGACGCGTGGCTGCGCGTGAACCGCGACAACGACGAACAGGCGTTCTACCGACTCGTGGAGATCGAAGGTGCCCTCGAGGACGCCTGA
- a CDS encoding MarR family winged helix-turn-helix transcriptional regulator: MPSRTPEGDALTALVLPAFELGGEFLAAAERITAGHELTPALWQVLGAVLDEPLPVAEIARRVGLGLARQSVQRSANLLVERGWARWSDNPRHRRAKLLAPTDAGLAALHDFRARQHTWADAVGAEVGLDDLRELDRLLRLVAAASRRVRGEDDADVADAEVPPHP; this comes from the coding sequence GTGCCCTCGAGGACGCCTGAGGGCGACGCGCTCACCGCGCTCGTCCTCCCCGCCTTCGAACTGGGCGGCGAATTCCTCGCCGCGGCCGAGCGCATCACGGCGGGCCACGAACTGACGCCCGCCCTGTGGCAGGTGCTCGGCGCCGTGCTCGACGAGCCGTTGCCGGTCGCCGAGATCGCCCGTCGCGTGGGGCTCGGCCTCGCGCGGCAGAGCGTCCAGCGATCCGCGAACCTCCTCGTCGAGCGCGGCTGGGCGCGATGGTCGGACAATCCGCGCCACCGCCGCGCGAAGCTCCTCGCGCCGACCGATGCTGGTCTCGCGGCGCTCCACGACTTCCGCGCGCGGCAGCACACGTGGGCCGATGCGGTGGGTGCCGAGGTCGGGCTCGACGACCTCCGCGAGCTCGACCGGCTGCTGCGCCTCGTCGCCGCGGCCTCGCGGCGCGTGCGCGGTGAGGACGACGCTGACGTGGCCGACGCCGAGGTGCCGCCGCACCCCTGA
- a CDS encoding MFS transporter, with translation MPPQGAIVAVLALAGLCSSFMFTLVVPIQSKLPELLQAPREDTAWVVTATLLAAAVITPIAGRLGDMYGKRRIVLALIAIMVVGSVVAAVSHGIIGIIVGRTLQGAIVGVVPLGISILRDVLHERRIDSAIALISATLGVGGAIGLPISALITERSDWHVLFWVAASLGAVVFGLVLWIVPVSVLCTAGRFDFVGAAGLTVGLVGVLLAFSRGNEWGWLSAPVLALGIGGLLVLVLWGWFELRITDPLLDLRVAARRPVLLTNLASLAMGFALFASNVIYPQMLELPVESGSGFGLSLLAASLVVMPSGLVMMVLSPLSGRLSNLFGPRLLLLLGAISLIAAYAFTIAWHSAVWHLVVANVLVGFGIGFGYAAMPMLIMRSVPANETGASNGLNALFRSLGTSIASAIVGAVLATGSVTFGGAQIPTPDAFLVSFVLGGAAAVLALIVALFIPRGPTVEEPRPSLPTGPLPRID, from the coding sequence ATGCCCCCGCAGGGGGCGATCGTCGCCGTCCTCGCACTCGCCGGCCTGTGCTCCTCGTTCATGTTCACGCTCGTCGTGCCGATCCAGTCGAAGCTGCCCGAGCTGCTGCAGGCACCGCGTGAGGACACCGCGTGGGTCGTCACGGCGACACTCCTCGCCGCCGCCGTCATCACGCCCATCGCGGGGCGGCTCGGCGACATGTACGGCAAGCGCCGCATCGTGCTCGCGCTCATCGCGATCATGGTCGTGGGCTCGGTCGTCGCCGCCGTGTCGCACGGCATCATCGGCATCATCGTGGGCCGCACGCTGCAGGGGGCGATCGTCGGCGTCGTGCCGCTCGGCATCTCGATCCTCCGCGACGTGCTCCACGAACGGCGCATCGACTCGGCCATCGCGCTCATCAGCGCGACGCTCGGCGTGGGCGGTGCGATCGGCCTGCCGATCAGCGCGCTCATCACCGAGCGCAGCGACTGGCACGTCCTGTTCTGGGTCGCAGCTTCACTCGGCGCGGTCGTGTTCGGCCTCGTGCTGTGGATCGTGCCCGTGAGCGTGCTGTGCACCGCCGGCCGCTTCGATTTCGTCGGTGCCGCCGGTCTCACGGTCGGTCTCGTCGGTGTGTTGCTCGCGTTCTCTCGCGGCAACGAGTGGGGCTGGCTGTCGGCCCCGGTGCTCGCGCTCGGGATCGGCGGACTGCTCGTGCTCGTCCTGTGGGGCTGGTTCGAACTGCGCATCACCGACCCGCTCCTCGATCTGCGCGTCGCCGCACGACGTCCCGTGCTGCTCACGAACCTCGCGTCGCTCGCGATGGGCTTCGCGCTGTTCGCCTCGAACGTCATCTACCCGCAGATGCTCGAGCTGCCCGTCGAGAGCGGCTCCGGCTTCGGCCTCTCGCTGCTCGCCGCGAGCCTCGTCGTCATGCCGTCGGGGCTCGTGATGATGGTGCTGTCCCCGCTCTCCGGCCGACTCTCGAACCTGTTCGGGCCACGCCTGCTGCTCCTCCTCGGCGCGATCTCGCTCATCGCGGCGTACGCGTTCACGATCGCGTGGCACTCGGCGGTGTGGCACCTCGTCGTCGCGAACGTGCTCGTCGGGTTCGGCATCGGCTTCGGCTACGCGGCGATGCCGATGCTCATCATGCGCTCGGTGCCGGCGAACGAGACGGGCGCCTCGAACGGACTCAACGCCCTCTTCCGCTCGCTCGGGACGAGCATCGCGTCCGCGATCGTCGGCGCGGTGCTCGCGACCGGCTCCGTCACCTTCGGCGGCGCGCAGATCCCGACGCCCGACGCGTTCCTCGTCTCGTTCGTCCTCGGTGGCGCGGCCGCCGTGCTCGCGCTCATCGTCGCCCTGTTCATCCCGCGCGGTCCGACGGTCGAGGAGCCGCGGCCGTCGCTCCCGACCGGCCCGCTCCCCCGCATCGACTGA
- a CDS encoding ASCH domain-containing protein, which translates to MHEPDHGHLPPVEFAFPGPLRDALVAAILDGGKTSTSALLAEYMQEGAPLPAPGTRGVVLDSDGNGVAVIETTDVDVVRLGDVPLRHAIDEGEGFRSVAEWRDAHLGFSRSPELVEALPGLVVDDDTLVVLERFGVVDVRVDAPRVLDQRLDTPHADTAHADTIRHPGDAERPGARDAGTGTDDGAARTP; encoded by the coding sequence ATGCACGAGCCCGACCACGGCCACCTCCCACCCGTCGAGTTCGCGTTCCCCGGGCCGCTCCGGGATGCGCTCGTCGCCGCGATCCTCGACGGCGGGAAGACGAGCACATCGGCACTCCTCGCCGAGTACATGCAGGAGGGAGCGCCCCTCCCGGCGCCGGGAACACGCGGTGTGGTGCTCGATTCCGACGGGAACGGGGTGGCGGTGATCGAGACGACGGACGTCGATGTCGTCCGGCTCGGCGACGTCCCGCTCCGGCACGCGATCGACGAGGGCGAGGGATTCCGCTCCGTCGCGGAGTGGCGCGATGCGCACCTCGGGTTCTCGCGTTCCCCCGAGCTCGTCGAGGCGCTGCCCGGTCTCGTGGTCGACGACGACACACTCGTCGTGCTCGAGCGGTTCGGGGTCGTCGATGTGCGCGTCGACGCCCCGCGTGTCCTCGACCAGCGCCTCGACACCCCGCACGCCGACACCGCGCACGCCGACACGATTCGACACCCGGGGGACGCCGAGCGCCCCGGCGCTCGCGACGCGGGCACGGGCACCGACGACGGGGCCGCCCGCACCCCGTGA
- a CDS encoding CNNM domain-containing protein produces the protein MTYDPIIVLPITALLIVLSAFFVAVEFALLAAKRHRLEEAAATSRAARAALRSSAELTVLLAGSQLGITACTLALGAITKPAVHHWLLLPLEAMGVPTVPADVVSFVLALFVVTFLHLVVGEMAPKSWAIANPESSATLLAVPMRIFMWFTRPLLLALNKAANWCLRLVGVTPRNEVATGQTTDDLRHLVEHSANVGALDVRFTAQLKGALQLERLTVADLVPAGSVPVQVSASATVADVQRASRESTHLRILVHDGERISGIVHVRDTLVLPDDAPLDTVVRPVLALAPDVPVYEATATMRASRAQLAIVGTPEAPVGVVTVDDVLNRILVDPAAAATS, from the coding sequence GTGACCTACGATCCGATCATCGTGCTGCCGATCACGGCCCTGCTCATCGTGCTGAGCGCGTTCTTCGTCGCCGTCGAGTTCGCGCTGCTCGCGGCGAAGCGTCACCGCTTGGAGGAGGCCGCGGCCACGAGCCGTGCGGCGCGTGCCGCACTGCGCAGCTCCGCCGAGCTGACCGTGCTGCTCGCGGGATCCCAGCTCGGCATCACGGCGTGCACGCTCGCGCTCGGCGCGATCACGAAGCCCGCCGTGCACCACTGGCTGCTCCTGCCGCTCGAGGCGATGGGGGTGCCGACCGTACCGGCCGACGTCGTGTCGTTCGTGCTCGCGCTGTTCGTCGTGACGTTCCTGCACCTCGTCGTCGGCGAGATGGCGCCGAAGTCGTGGGCGATCGCGAATCCCGAGAGCTCGGCGACGCTGCTCGCCGTGCCGATGCGCATCTTCATGTGGTTCACGAGGCCGCTGCTTCTCGCGCTCAACAAGGCGGCGAACTGGTGCCTGCGTCTCGTGGGCGTCACGCCGCGCAACGAGGTCGCGACGGGCCAGACGACCGACGACCTGCGGCACCTCGTCGAGCACTCGGCGAACGTGGGGGCGCTCGACGTGCGCTTCACGGCGCAGTTGAAAGGTGCGCTGCAGCTCGAACGCCTCACGGTGGCGGACCTCGTGCCCGCGGGTTCCGTCCCCGTGCAGGTGTCGGCCTCGGCGACCGTCGCGGACGTGCAGCGTGCCTCACGCGAATCGACGCACCTGCGCATCCTCGTGCACGACGGCGAGCGCATCTCGGGCATCGTGCACGTGCGGGACACGCTCGTGCTGCCCGACGACGCGCCGCTCGACACGGTCGTGCGCCCCGTGCTCGCGCTCGCGCCGGATGTGCCCGTCTACGAGGCGACGGCCACGATGCGTGCTTCGCGGGCCCAGCTCGCGATCGTCGGCACACCGGAGGCACCCGTCGGCGTGGTCACGGTGGACGACGTGCTGAATCGCATTCTCGTCGACCCCGCGGCGGCCGCGACGAGCTGA
- a CDS encoding hemolysin family protein: MSWIVSLLIGVVVVLVITALTGYFVAQEFAYMAVDRSRLNARAAAGDAAAKRALKVTNRTSFMLSGAQLGITITGLLVGFVAEPLIGEAIGEATGDVLPAGVGIAIGTVIALVFSTIVQMLFGELFPKNLAIARPEGVALWLARSTNIYLACFGWLIAVFDRASNLLLRTVRIEPVHDVEHAASRLDLEHIVADSQVTGTLPADLSVLLDRIIDFPEHDAEHAMIPAPHVDTVPGTTSVATVRELMSTGHTRYPILDEQGDVTGVVQLLDVLGTPPEAQDRPVTEIMRPAVFLAATTALPDALARLREKGAELACVVDEYGGFAGVLTLEDLAEELVGELRDEHDPDGELVPVQQPDGDWNIPGTLHLDEAERVLGYDLPRGDYETLAGLAIAEIGDLPTTGQEVEVALPLDPADLAEPGDPVERVMTLRVLEVDRHVPALVRVHIETRDEDDEDTDGAENARDEAEPYPVAAPTEERA; encoded by the coding sequence GTGTCCTGGATCGTCTCGCTCCTCATCGGTGTCGTCGTGGTGCTCGTCATCACCGCTCTCACCGGTTATTTCGTCGCGCAGGAGTTCGCCTACATGGCGGTCGATCGCTCGCGGCTCAACGCCCGCGCCGCCGCTGGTGACGCGGCCGCGAAGCGTGCCCTCAAGGTGACGAACCGCACGTCCTTCATGCTCTCGGGCGCCCAGCTGGGCATCACGATCACGGGGCTGCTGGTCGGTTTCGTCGCCGAACCGCTCATCGGCGAGGCGATCGGTGAGGCCACCGGCGACGTCCTGCCCGCCGGCGTCGGCATCGCGATCGGGACGGTCATCGCGCTCGTCTTCTCGACGATCGTGCAGATGCTGTTCGGCGAGCTGTTCCCGAAGAACCTCGCGATCGCACGTCCCGAGGGCGTCGCGCTGTGGCTCGCGCGCTCCACGAACATCTACCTCGCGTGCTTCGGATGGCTCATCGCGGTCTTCGACCGTGCCTCGAACCTCCTGCTGCGCACCGTGCGGATCGAGCCCGTGCATGACGTCGAGCACGCGGCGAGCCGCCTCGACCTCGAGCACATCGTCGCCGACTCGCAGGTGACGGGCACGCTCCCGGCCGATCTCTCGGTGCTGCTCGACCGCATCATCGACTTCCCCGAGCACGACGCCGAGCACGCGATGATCCCCGCTCCGCACGTCGACACGGTGCCCGGGACGACGAGCGTCGCGACGGTTCGCGAGCTCATGAGCACGGGCCACACCAGGTACCCGATCCTCGACGAGCAGGGTGACGTGACCGGCGTCGTCCAGTTGCTCGACGTGCTCGGCACGCCGCCCGAGGCGCAGGATCGCCCCGTTACGGAGATCATGCGGCCCGCCGTGTTCCTCGCCGCGACGACGGCGTTGCCGGACGCGCTCGCGCGATTGCGCGAGAAGGGTGCCGAGCTCGCGTGCGTCGTCGACGAGTACGGCGGGTTCGCGGGCGTCCTCACGCTCGAGGACCTCGCTGAGGAGCTCGTCGGCGAGTTGCGCGACGAGCACGACCCGGACGGCGAGCTCGTGCCCGTGCAGCAGCCGGACGGGGACTGGAACATCCCCGGCACGCTGCACCTCGACGAGGCCGAGCGGGTGCTCGGGTACGACCTGCCGCGCGGTGACTACGAGACGCTCGCGGGCCTCGCGATCGCCGAGATCGGTGACCTGCCGACGACGGGGCAGGAGGTCGAGGTCGCGCTGCCGCTCGACCCGGCCGATCTCGCCGAGCCGGGTGATCCGGTCGAGCGCGTCATGACCCTTCGGGTGCTCGAGGTCGACCGGCACGTGCCCGCGCTCGTGCGGGTGCACATCGAGACGCGCGACGAGGACGACGAGGACACGGACGGCGCCGAGAACGCGCGCGACGAGGCCGAGCCCTATCCCGTGGCGGCACCGACGGAGGAACGCGCGTGA